ATGTGAATTGGGAGATTCAACGTGCAAAAAATCTCATAGCAAATAATGTGCATCTGGCCGTTGAGACCACCCACGAAGAGAACGTTTCGACAGAAGCAATCTGTCAGTATCCGATAGAATAATCCTCTGTTAAAATTCTTGAATCCAATGATAGAGCAACTCGAAGGAAAGGCAAAACGTCACTGGACATACCGTGAACTTGCTTCACATGACGATTTGGGCCAAGGTGACATTGTGCCTAAGACTTCGAAGTTGGCATCAATATTAGGCCAAAAATGTTCTGAGCAATTAGGAGAAGAGATTACGCATGTGCTAGTGCTGACGCAATCTTGCGATCTTGTGCGCCGGAAATCTAAATCCTGCAAGGCGCCAGTCATCCTTGTCGCACCGGTCCGTCCTCTTTGGAGTGTTATAATTGATCAAATAGCGACTTATCAATCTGATATGGAAGCTTATGCTGGGATATGCCGACAGAGTGCCAAAGCTGAACTTAGGGCATTTTTGGAGAGTCTTATCAATAACAACAAAGAAGACTATTTTTACCTTCACCCTGACGCAGATGTGGGCATAGCCGACCACTCTTGTGCATATCTTCGTTTGTGTTTCGGGCTTAACGCTGACGAGTATTATGACCATCTGAAAGAAAACAGGACGGTGAGTCTGACCGAACCTTTCGCAAATAAGCTTGGATGGCACATGGGATGGCTTTATGCGCGTGTAGGTACAGAAGACCGGGTGCCTGATCACTCCACCAAGAACGAGTTCGGAAAAATAATCAGCACCTTGCTCCCGAGTGCGTATCCTTGGGTCGATGATGCTAAGCTTAATGAAGCGATAGAGATGATATCTAATGCGTGCATTAGTGAATGTGGCCTGCCCTCCGCTCCAGAAGAGTTGCTTCAACTGATAGAGATTATGCCAGGGAAGTCATCGAAAGACAAGGTGCTCGACAGCATCCGGGCAGTTCTGATGCGCTCTCCAGCCTTCAATGACAACGCGATCATCCAGTTAATTTCTAATACGTTGAAGAAAGACTCACGAGTAAAACAACTTGCTAATTCCGAGGAACTTTGTCGGAGCATAACTGATCACCTTACACAAAACCGTGTTTTCTCCAATGACATTATTATTGAACGGATCAGTAGTCTCCTTAACGCTCACGACCAGTTTGCAACCCTTTCCATTAAGGATGCTTTACTAGAAAAAATATTGTCACAACTCAGAAATACTCGCTTCTTGGATAACGATGTTTTTGCTAACAAGCTCTGTAACTTAGTATCTGGGGACCCTCAGTTCAGAAGAGCTATGAAGGAATCATAACTGCGGATCTGCCAGTCCCGCATATACATGATCCGCCGTTTCCCATTCCAATTACTCTCTGTGGTTTTATGTATCTCGAGGAACCTACTGAATCAGCCGAGTTTTCGATTCGCTGTGGACAGACCGGCTATGACCGGCTATTCTAGCGTGCATCTTTCATTCGGCAGGTCGCGGTGATCGAAAGCAATCTGACCCCCATGATGCGGCAGTACAGGGAGAACAAAGAGCGTCATCCTGACGCGATTCTGCTGTTCCGCATGGGAGACTTCTATGAGATGTTTTTCGATGATGCGATCAAAGCGTCCAAGATCCTGGAGATAGCACTCACCTCGAGAGACAAGAACAAAGAGGAAAGCGTCCCTATGTGTGGCTTTCCTCATCACGCTGCGAGTGGTTACATTTCTCGATTATTGGCTTCCGGAGAGAGAGTCGCTGTATGCGACCAGATGGAAGACCCAAGAAAAGCGAAAGGCATTGTCCGTCGGGAAGTCACCAGAGTTCTGACTCCCGGTCTTCACGAAGAATCCGAGATACTCAAAGCGGATGAACATCATTTCGTCGTTGCTCTGGCTTTTCAGGGAAAGGACCTCGCTCTTGCCGCGTTCGATCTTTCAACAGGTGACCTCCTGGTCACTGAACCTCCTGGAACGGCTCTCGCGTTGCAGGAATTGCAGCGACTGGACCCCAAGGAAGTTCTCGTAGCAGAGCGTCAGGCGGAAACACTTCAAGCATTCCTGGACAGCTCCCAGTTCTATGTCCATTTCGTTGAGGAATGGATGACTGAACCTCGCTCCTGCAGCGATGTCCTGAGGCAGCAATACGAAGTGCAGAATCTCGAGGGATTCGGGTTTTCAGATGACTCTGCACCGGCAGTGGCAGCAGGAACGATAATCAACTATGTCAGGCAAACGCGATACGAAGCGCCGATCCATCTGAAACCGCCTCGAGTTTATCATCTCGGAAATTACATGGTGCTGGACCGATCGACGACACGAAACCTTGAGATTTTCACCAATCTCAAAGATGGCGGCACTTCCGGAACATTGCTCAAGCTTCTCGACAGAACTCTTACCGCTATGGGGGCACGTACCATCCGTTCCTGGACTGCCTATCCGCTGCTCGACCTGAGAGAAATTCATCGGCGGATCGACGCAGTTTCAGCATTTGTGGATTCCACCATAACCAGAGGTGAACTCAGGGACGCTTTGAAAGGTATTGGCGACCTTGAGCGCATTGCCGGAAAAATAAGCCTGAGAAGCGCAAATCCACGAGATCTCGTATACTTGAGGAATTCCTGTGAAAAAATCCCGGTAGTACTCAAACTCTTATCGGGAGTAGAATCGGAACTGGTTGGTGAGCTGCGTAATGCAGACGACTTGAGCTACGTAGCCCACGCAATTGCTTCGGTTTTGGTGGACGCTCCACCGGTATCGCTGAAGGACGGGGGACTGATTAGAGACGGGTACAATCAGGAATTGGACGAATTGCGCAGCATCAGTCACAAGGGGAAAGAGTGGATCGCTGCCATAGAGGCGAGAGAAAAGGAAGAAACGGGAATTCCCAATCTGAAGGTGGGATACAATCGCGTGTTCGGGTATTACATAGAGGTAACCAAAAGCTATCAGAGCAAAGTGCCCGCCTCTTATATCCGAAAACAAACCCTGGCCAATGCCGAACGCTACATTACGGACGATTTGAAAGAATACGAAAACAAGGTGTTGAATGCGCAAGAACGAATAGTCGAAATTGAAGAAGAAATCTTCAACCTGCTCAGGACACGCCTCCTCGAAGTAATTGGAAGAATTCAGGCAACCGCTTCGGCAATCGGTACTCTGGACGCTATCCTTTCCCTTGCGGAAACTGCAGCAGTGCGAGGGTACGTTCGACCTACCGTTCATGAAGGCGATGAGATCAAAATTCTGGATGGAAGGCATCCGGTAGTGGAAACCTTCGATTCCCGCGAGACCTATGTTCCGAACGACGTCATTCTGAACCGGACCTCAGACCAAATATTGATTATTACAGGTCCCAATATGGCGGGTAAATCGACGTACATGCGGCAAACGGCGCTCATAGTGATCATGGGCCAAATGGGAGGATTCGTCCCGGCATCCGAGGCTCAGATCGGGCTTGTGGATCGCATCTTCACCAGGATTGGCGCTGCCGATTACCTGGCATACGGTCAGTCCACATTCATGGTGGAAATGAATGAAACCGCGGATATACTTCACAATGCTTCAGTCCGTTCCTTGGTGCTGCTGGACGAAGTAGGGCGAGGAACCAGCACCTTTGACGGACTATCCATCGCCTGGGCGGTTACCGAGTATCTTCACGATCGCGCGGACGGTGGACCCAGGACACTGTTCGCGACGCATTACCACGAACTCGTAGATATTCCTCTGGTAAAAGAACGGGTCCGCAATTTCAATATTGCTGTAAAAGAATGGAAAGATCGCATAGTGTTCCTCAGGAAAATCGTCCCCGGAGGCTGCAGCAGATCGTATGGGATTCAAGTAGCCAAACTGGCAGGGATACCCGATGCAGTAGTCGGTCGGGCTCAAGAAATATTGTCGAACCTGGAAAAGGAAGAATTGGATCCCGGGGGACGACCGAGAATTTCTCGAAAACGTGAACCCAAGAAAAAGGCGAATGGACCGCGCCAGGGCGAGCTGTTCGGGTACGCCGGAGACGATTTGATACGAGAGCTTGAAAAGTTGGACCCGAATACTTTGACCCCTCTGCAAGCCCTTACTCTCCTTTCGGATTGGAAGTCTCGGTACTCATAAAATTGTCTGTCTTGTATAAAGCTTCACGTTAAATATCTATTAGTTATATTCTTATCTTGACCAAATACTTTCACTATGCTATTCTTGCGCAGAATATTAGGCGTAAACCCGGCATAAGCTAGCGGTTTTCATCAAGGAGACATGTTATGCGATATCAATCATCAAAGTTCGCTATGTGGCTCATTTTGCTCATGCTCATGCTCCCGGTGAGATCCGTGCTTGGAATATGAGGAGGAACGAATGCTGGCGGGCTCCAGCAGAGCTATCATAATTCCGAAGCATTCGCTCAAGCGCTTACAGGGGATCTGGTTAAACTGCTCCCCAGAGCTATGGGCACGTATATTTATCAGAATCGGTATGATTACTTCCGAGGGATAACGTTCACGTTGCGGAATATTATGGAAAATCCTGGAAAACAGAAGGATTTGGAAGAAGTTCGCAATCAGGCGTACGCGAGACTCATGCGAGACATTCCTTTCTGTATCGAAGCGCTCAAAGGCGGGGAACTCAAACTGGATACTACTCCGGGAAACGTTGCGGGTAGACTCGGTCTTATTGCGTACAACACGATTCTGGTTTCCATGCCGGCTTTTCCGGATCTCAAATATCTGGAAGGTTTCGGAACCGCGTTGGCAGCAGCAATAAACGATAGTCAGATTGATATATGGATGTACTACGACGGGTACGGGAATTTCAATTCTCTCGGAGAGTTGATGGAACGGCTACGCGTCCGGGACATGCCGACCTTCATTCGCACTCGCAACGAGACTTTCGCAACCTCCCTTAAAGAAGACATTTTTTCAGTCTTTCGGGCACCCAACCGTTTTGAAAAACAAATTATCATGTCCGATGTTGACATGAATAACGTGTACAGTACTGCGGTGAACAATCTGCTGGACGTTTACATGTACATCTGGAAATGCTCCGGAATGGACATGTCACACCCTTCCTATAGCGCTCCACCGGGAACCGTGATTGCCAGGCCAAGCAGGCGAAGGATTCTTGTAGGCGGCGGTGGATCCAGGATTTCGGCTCCAGCGGCGGCACAGGTAGCGGAAACAGTGTCTCAATCAATAGAGGTATCGCCTGCCGAAGCGGCACCAGTAGCGCCTCCACCACCTCCACCACCTTTACAGCCCTAATAAGGGAAGCCACTTAAGGAAAAAACGCGGTCCCGGATTCAAAGGGCCGCGTTTTTTCGTTCTCATGCCAATTTGCTTTCAAAGTTTGACGAAAATCCCTTCTAACTCCATCGGTGCTAACTTATAGCGCTTTTGCTCGTTTGTTCCAGAGGAACAACTGACAATAGGCCGGCGATTCATCGCCGGATAAGGAAAAACCTGATGATTTTAGAGTCCCGGAGGGACGGCTGATACACAAAATCCCGGCAATGAATTACCGGGCTATTTTCTTCAGTCGCTGCGGGACAAAGAATGCAGAGAAGTTAGCGCCGATGCCCTCCTTTATAAGGAGGAATGGGGGGATTTTGAATGCAATTGGTGTTAATTTCTTAACCCCGAGGATGACAGTCGGTGTGCAATTGCTTTAGTCTGTGCCGTGCGACATGGGTATAGATCTCGGTGGTAGAAATGTCAGCATGACCGAGCATGACCTGAACCCACCTGAGGTCTGCATTGTTTTGGACCAGGTGCGTTGCGAACGAATGTCGAAGGGTATGGGGAGAGATTTCTTTTGTTATCCCTGCCTTTAGAGCATTCTTCTTTACTATTTTCCAAAAACTCTGTCGGGTCATGGGCTTTCCTCGTCGAGTAACAAACAGAGCGTTGTGTCGCCTGGGCCCCAGCAGACGCGGTCTGACGTGATCCAGGTAATTGACGAGCGCCTTCAGGGCAGGAATTCCCATGGGAACGATTCGCTCTCTGGAACCTTTTCCCATAACAGTAACGCAGCCGATTTCCAGATCGATACGATGTAGTTCCAGCAAAACCAATTCCGAGACGCGAAGACCACATGCGTAGAGAAGTTCGAACATGGCTCGATCGCGGGATGTTTCAGGGGTGCCGGTGTCTACCACTGCAAGCAGGGCATCCACTTCATGTATTTCGAGATACTCGGGAATCCTCTTTGGCAGTCGCGGGGTATCCAGATGAAGGGTAGGATCTTCTTTGAGCAAGCCTCTTTCCGCACAATACTTGAAAAAGGATTTGACGCAGGAGATTTTTCTGGCGCGCGTACGCGGACTGTAGCCTCGTGCAGCCATCATAGCCAAAAAGGTGAGGATATTCTCGCGACCGATATCCTTGGGATCGGCTACATTCTTTCTGGTGAGAAAGTCCGCAAATCCTTTCAGATCGGAGCTATAGGATTCAACGGTCAACTGTGCAAGCCCCACGTCAACGATTAAATGATCCAAAAAACCTGCTATTATGGTATGAAGCACGGATGTGTCTTTAAATCTCATTGTTTGCCCCGGGAGATCTTACTTGAATAGCTATGCTCTCCTTTCCGAACCCAAGAAGATAGAGCGAAGGGAATCTACCTCAAGCAGACCTGATGTCAATCTTTCTGTTCAGGCCTGCGAAATGATACCATTTCGCAATTATGCATATAAGATGTCGAAGGCTGAGGTGTTCTGAGCGGAGTGATTAGACGGCCTTCCGTCGTCCGGAGCGAAGGATACCTCAGCCTCCCAGATTATAAAAACAAAGGCGAATCGGTATGAGGATGTTATCTTGTTGAAGCAGATGCGGTTATCACATCTTGTCCTGGGGCTATGTGCGCTTGTTCTGCTCTTTTCTGAGACGCTTTTGCCTGCAAGAGTCGAAAATCACTACAAGATCGTAATATGGAAGGCAGATCGAAAGCTCGAATTGTACGAGGGAAATCAGTTAGCAAAGACCTACAGGATTTGCCTTGGATGGAATCCTATGGGGGCGAAGCAGATGACTCAGGATGGTAAGACTCCTGAAGGAGATTATTTTATCTGTTACAAAACCGAGGCCAGCAAGTTCTACCGATTTCTCGGAATCAGCTATCCCGGAGCAGATGATGCAGCTCGGGCATTCGAAACCGGTATGATCTCACGAGCAGTCAAGAATGTCATCGATGGATTCAGGATGGGAAACAATCCTCCGTGGGATACCGCGCTCGGTGGGTGGGTCGGCATACACGGATACCCTACAAAGTCGTATGACAAAATGTGGACAGTGCTCCTCTACCCCAAACCTCATGATTGGACAAATGGCTGTATCGCACTGTGGGATTTCGAGATAGAAGAACTCTTCTCAAAAGTCACTGTCGGGACTCCGATATCTATTCTCCCTTGAATCGCTTTCAAAGCAATAAAATCGGGGAAACCCTTCTTGTAAGAAGTGTTTCCCCAAGCCCCTTCCCAAGAACTTCTAATATTCGCCTAACTCATGGGTTTTTCAAAAGAAAAACTCCAGG
The sequence above is a segment of the Desulfomonile tiedjei DSM 6799 genome. Coding sequences within it:
- the mutS gene encoding DNA mismatch repair protein MutS, translating into MMRQYRENKERHPDAILLFRMGDFYEMFFDDAIKASKILEIALTSRDKNKEESVPMCGFPHHAASGYISRLLASGERVAVCDQMEDPRKAKGIVRREVTRVLTPGLHEESEILKADEHHFVVALAFQGKDLALAAFDLSTGDLLVTEPPGTALALQELQRLDPKEVLVAERQAETLQAFLDSSQFYVHFVEEWMTEPRSCSDVLRQQYEVQNLEGFGFSDDSAPAVAAGTIINYVRQTRYEAPIHLKPPRVYHLGNYMVLDRSTTRNLEIFTNLKDGGTSGTLLKLLDRTLTAMGARTIRSWTAYPLLDLREIHRRIDAVSAFVDSTITRGELRDALKGIGDLERIAGKISLRSANPRDLVYLRNSCEKIPVVLKLLSGVESELVGELRNADDLSYVAHAIASVLVDAPPVSLKDGGLIRDGYNQELDELRSISHKGKEWIAAIEAREKEETGIPNLKVGYNRVFGYYIEVTKSYQSKVPASYIRKQTLANAERYITDDLKEYENKVLNAQERIVEIEEEIFNLLRTRLLEVIGRIQATASAIGTLDAILSLAETAAVRGYVRPTVHEGDEIKILDGRHPVVETFDSRETYVPNDVILNRTSDQILIITGPNMAGKSTYMRQTALIVIMGQMGGFVPASEAQIGLVDRIFTRIGAADYLAYGQSTFMVEMNETADILHNASVRSLVLLDEVGRGTSTFDGLSIAWAVTEYLHDRADGGPRTLFATHYHELVDIPLVKERVRNFNIAVKEWKDRIVFLRKIVPGGCSRSYGIQVAKLAGIPDAVVGRAQEILSNLEKEELDPGGRPRISRKREPKKKANGPRQGELFGYAGDDLIRELEKLDPNTLTPLQALTLLSDWKSRYS
- the xerD gene encoding site-specific tyrosine recombinase XerD — its product is MRFKDTSVLHTIIAGFLDHLIVDVGLAQLTVESYSSDLKGFADFLTRKNVADPKDIGRENILTFLAMMAARGYSPRTRARKISCVKSFFKYCAERGLLKEDPTLHLDTPRLPKRIPEYLEIHEVDALLAVVDTGTPETSRDRAMFELLYACGLRVSELVLLELHRIDLEIGCVTVMGKGSRERIVPMGIPALKALVNYLDHVRPRLLGPRRHNALFVTRRGKPMTRQSFWKIVKKNALKAGITKEISPHTLRHSFATHLVQNNADLRWVQVMLGHADISTTEIYTHVARHRLKQLHTDCHPRG
- a CDS encoding L,D-transpeptidase family protein; its protein translation is MLKQMRLSHLVLGLCALVLLFSETLLPARVENHYKIVIWKADRKLELYEGNQLAKTYRICLGWNPMGAKQMTQDGKTPEGDYFICYKTEASKFYRFLGISYPGADDAARAFETGMISRAVKNVIDGFRMGNNPPWDTALGGWVGIHGYPTKSYDKMWTVLLYPKPHDWTNGCIALWDFEIEELFSKVTVGTPISILP